Proteins co-encoded in one Nitratireductor kimnyeongensis genomic window:
- a CDS encoding GNAT family N-acetyltransferase encodes MNTLTIDIRRAEPYDAEAIAEVHDSAWRGAYTGIIPYQALGRMIGRRGPRWWANAIRRSATVLVIEIGGEIAGYATLGRNRARELAQEGEIYELYLRPEYQGVGLGRRLFQAARDMLEAHGLQGLVVWALEDNEPALAFYSGAGGRDIAEGVEVFEHRALRKLAFVWD; translated from the coding sequence ATGAACACGCTGACGATCGACATCAGACGAGCAGAGCCGTACGACGCCGAGGCCATCGCCGAGGTTCATGACAGCGCATGGCGCGGGGCTTATACCGGCATCATCCCCTATCAGGCCCTTGGACGCATGATTGGCCGTCGCGGGCCGCGCTGGTGGGCCAACGCGATACGCCGCTCCGCTACCGTTCTGGTGATTGAGATAGGCGGCGAGATTGCTGGCTATGCAACACTCGGGCGGAACCGTGCTCGCGAACTCGCTCAAGAAGGCGAGATCTACGAGCTCTACCTTCGGCCTGAGTATCAGGGCGTCGGGCTTGGTCGCCGGCTCTTCCAGGCTGCGCGCGATATGCTGGAAGCCCATGGCCTCCAAGGGTTGGTCGTCTGGGCGTTGGAGGACAATGAACCGGCTCTCGCATTTTATTCGGGTGCTGGCGGACGAGATATCGCAGAGGGTGTCGAAGTGTTTGAGCACCGTGCGCTCCGCAAGCTGGCTTTCGTCTGGGATTAA
- a CDS encoding TPM domain-containing protein: protein MTGRMKRLSDAEHEQIARAIAEAEKKTSGEIYCVLARSSDAYLYPACLIVALAIFILGPFLAFLLRHWWISIDPVHFAVAQLAAFGAAAGLVAVFERLRVALVPKALKYRRAHANAQNQFLAHNIHVTKGRTGVLIFVSLAERYVEIVADSEIDARVEQTVWNESVALMLEHARRGTLADGFAETIAFAGEVLSRHFPAGRRNSNEIADRLTEI from the coding sequence ATGACAGGACGCATGAAACGGCTTTCGGACGCGGAACACGAACAAATCGCCCGTGCAATCGCTGAGGCCGAGAAAAAGACATCGGGTGAGATCTACTGTGTGCTTGCGCGTTCGAGTGATGCCTATCTTTATCCTGCTTGCCTGATTGTGGCGCTCGCCATCTTCATCCTCGGGCCGTTCCTTGCCTTTCTTCTCAGGCATTGGTGGATCTCGATCGATCCTGTGCACTTTGCGGTGGCCCAGCTCGCTGCTTTCGGCGCAGCGGCAGGTCTGGTAGCCGTGTTTGAAAGGCTACGTGTCGCGCTGGTACCCAAAGCGCTGAAATACAGACGTGCACACGCCAATGCGCAGAACCAGTTCCTTGCTCACAACATTCATGTAACCAAAGGACGAACCGGCGTTCTCATTTTCGTTTCGTTGGCGGAACGCTATGTGGAGATTGTCGCTGATTCCGAGATCGATGCTCGCGTGGAGCAGACAGTCTGGAACGAGAGCGTCGCGCTGATGCTGGAGCACGCGCGGCGTGGTACGCTGGCTGACGGCTTCGCGGAAACGATCGCATTTGCAGGCGAGGTGCTTTCTCGGCATTTTCCCGCAGGACGACGTAATTCCAACGAAATCGCGGACCGTTTGACCGAGATCTGA
- a CDS encoding TPM domain-containing protein, giving the protein MGEAAWRTLIAFGHRNIWPAIVAGLIWLVATSPIAAVELPRLTGRVVDNAGIVDAATEAALSSRLEAFQARSSDQIVVATIRSLDGEALEPFANQLFRAWGLGQAGEDNGVLLLVALDDRKMRIEVGYGLEGTLTDLHSKLIIENTMVPAFRAGDFSAGISDAVDDIIMVLEGNAAELEARARRNQQNDGEPAWPVILFFIVWGTFFFGGFAMAFLPPMFGRKIGPGRYKWLGMTVDYTKSRGGSSGGRSSGGWSSGGGGFSGGGGSSGGGGASGSW; this is encoded by the coding sequence ATGGGGGAGGCTGCTTGGCGGACGCTGATCGCGTTTGGTCACCGCAACATCTGGCCTGCAATTGTGGCGGGATTGATCTGGCTCGTGGCGACGTCCCCGATCGCTGCTGTCGAGTTGCCAAGGCTTACCGGGCGGGTGGTCGACAATGCGGGGATCGTCGATGCAGCCACCGAAGCGGCCCTGAGTTCGCGGCTCGAAGCTTTCCAGGCGAGATCGTCGGATCAGATCGTGGTTGCCACAATCAGGAGCCTGGATGGAGAGGCGTTGGAACCTTTTGCTAACCAATTGTTTCGCGCCTGGGGGCTAGGGCAGGCCGGCGAAGACAATGGTGTCCTGCTCCTCGTTGCGCTTGATGACCGCAAGATGCGCATTGAGGTGGGTTACGGTCTTGAGGGAACGCTGACCGACCTGCATTCAAAACTTATTATCGAAAACACCATGGTGCCGGCCTTTCGTGCTGGCGATTTTTCGGCGGGCATCAGTGATGCGGTCGATGACATCATCATGGTTTTGGAAGGCAATGCAGCCGAGCTCGAAGCGCGTGCCAGACGCAACCAGCAGAATGACGGAGAGCCTGCCTGGCCGGTCATCCTGTTCTTCATCGTTTGGGGTACGTTCTTTTTCGGTGGTTTCGCCATGGCGTTCCTGCCGCCGATGTTCGGCCGCAAGATTGGGCCTGGACGTTACAAATGGCTCGGCATGACGGTGGACTACACAAAGTCGCGTGGCGGTTCCTCCGGGGGACGGTCATCGGGAGGCTGGTCTTCCGGCGGTGGCGGCTTTTCCGGCGGCGGTGGCTCGTCGGGCGGCGGCGGTGCTTCGGGGAGCTGGTAG
- a CDS encoding LemA family protein produces the protein MSIAKPLAATPVRGHLSLLVLCLMLPLLSACGFNTIPTREEQAKAAWSEVLNQYQRRADLIPNLVETVKGYAAQEREVLEGVVEARAKATQVQVSPDMLTDPEAFKAFQESQAGLSGALSRLLAVVENYPDLKSSQNFLALQAQLEGTENRIAVARRDYIEAVRLYNTSLKTLPSMLWAMFWFTGNEPYETFTISEEKMDVPSVNFGTSSGG, from the coding sequence ATGTCGATTGCCAAACCGCTCGCCGCCACGCCTGTGCGCGGTCATTTATCCTTGCTGGTGCTTTGCCTGATGCTGCCGCTGTTGTCAGCTTGCGGTTTCAACACCATTCCAACACGCGAGGAACAAGCGAAAGCGGCCTGGAGCGAAGTCCTGAACCAGTATCAGCGCCGCGCCGATCTGATTCCCAATCTGGTTGAGACGGTGAAGGGCTATGCGGCGCAGGAGCGCGAGGTTCTGGAAGGCGTTGTCGAGGCGCGCGCGAAAGCGACCCAGGTTCAGGTCTCGCCCGATATGCTGACTGATCCCGAGGCCTTCAAGGCATTTCAGGAAAGTCAGGCCGGTCTCTCCGGTGCGCTCTCTCGTCTTCTTGCTGTGGTCGAGAATTATCCGGATCTGAAATCGAGCCAGAACTTTCTTGCTTTGCAGGCGCAGCTCGAGGGAACGGAAAACCGTATTGCCGTGGCGCGACGTGACTATATCGAGGCGGTCCGGCTCTACAACACCTCGTTGAAAACGCTTCCCTCCATGCTTTGGGCGATGTTCTGGTTCACCGGCAATGAACCCTATGAGACCTTCACGATCTCAGAAGAGAAGATGGATGTGCCGTCTGTGAATTTCGGCACCAGCAGCGGCGGCTGA
- the pdxY gene encoding pyridoxal kinase PdxY, which yields MTKEEHRCEAGAVIVISSHVARGSVGNRAAVFTLEALGFPVWAVPTVILPWHPGHGPATRIVPDPGQFARFIKDLENAPWLGEVSAVLSGYLGGPEQAHAIAGLVETLKTRNPEARYVCDPVLGDRGGLYVPETTAAAIRDRLMPLADIATPNRYELAWLTGVDIDGTDSAIRAARKSPPAEVMVTSAPASSPDRLANLLVGETEVLRAAHDSIPKAPNGTGDLTAALYLARLLAGEKQEEALAKTTGSVVAILNRATERGSDELMLETDRQILTRPQTTIEIEHIAEPVSTTH from the coding sequence ATGACCAAAGAAGAACACCGGTGCGAAGCCGGCGCCGTCATTGTCATATCCAGCCATGTAGCGCGCGGGAGCGTTGGAAATCGCGCTGCCGTATTTACATTGGAGGCGCTCGGTTTTCCGGTCTGGGCGGTCCCGACTGTCATCCTGCCTTGGCACCCGGGCCACGGGCCTGCCACACGCATCGTGCCGGACCCCGGCCAGTTCGCGCGTTTTATCAAAGACCTCGAGAACGCGCCTTGGCTCGGCGAAGTCTCAGCGGTTCTGTCCGGCTATCTCGGCGGTCCTGAACAGGCGCATGCGATAGCTGGCTTGGTGGAAACCCTCAAAACGCGCAATCCAGAGGCGCGCTACGTCTGCGATCCCGTGCTTGGAGATCGGGGCGGACTTTATGTCCCTGAGACAACAGCTGCAGCCATTCGTGATCGGCTGATGCCACTGGCCGATATTGCAACCCCAAACCGCTATGAACTGGCTTGGCTCACGGGCGTCGATATTGACGGTACCGATTCTGCGATCCGTGCTGCCCGAAAGTCACCCCCTGCCGAAGTGATGGTGACATCCGCTCCCGCGAGCAGCCCCGACCGCCTGGCAAATCTGCTGGTCGGGGAGACGGAAGTCCTGCGCGCGGCCCATGACAGCATTCCCAAAGCTCCAAACGGTACCGGCGATCTCACCGCGGCACTTTACCTTGCCCGATTGCTCGCGGGCGAGAAGCAGGAAGAAGCTCTCGCCAAGACCACAGGCTCGGTAGTCGCAATCCTCAACAGGGCGACCGAACGCGGGTCTGATGAGCTGATGCTGGAAACAGACCGGCAAATTCTAACAAGGCCCCAGACGACGATAGAGATCGAGCACATCGCGGAGCCTGTTTCCACCACACACTGA
- a CDS encoding carbonic anhydrase, whose protein sequence is MTHLPERLISGYRNFMAGRYSSESERYRKLANEGQSPQTMVIACCDSRAAPETIFDCGPGELFVVRNVANLVPPYEPDDHHHGTSAALEFAVQSLKVKHIVVMGHGRCGGIGAALNPSAEPLSPGDFIGKWMSLVGPAAEAVSGNELMTPAERQTALERISIRYQVQNLRSFPCVKILEDKGKLSLHGAWFDISSGELWVMNPQSGDFERPQLD, encoded by the coding sequence ATGACGCACCTTCCTGAACGCCTTATCTCCGGCTACCGCAATTTTATGGCAGGCCGATACAGCTCCGAGAGTGAGCGCTACCGCAAACTGGCCAACGAAGGCCAGTCGCCGCAGACCATGGTCATTGCATGTTGTGATTCACGTGCGGCGCCGGAAACGATCTTCGATTGCGGCCCGGGTGAGCTTTTCGTTGTACGCAACGTAGCCAATCTTGTGCCGCCTTATGAGCCCGATGACCATCATCACGGCACCTCAGCGGCGCTGGAATTTGCTGTGCAAAGCCTGAAGGTGAAGCACATTGTTGTAATGGGACACGGCCGCTGCGGCGGTATCGGAGCCGCGCTTAACCCCTCGGCCGAGCCGCTTTCGCCGGGCGATTTCATTGGAAAATGGATGAGTCTGGTCGGGCCGGCAGCCGAAGCGGTATCCGGCAATGAATTGATGACACCGGCGGAGCGCCAGACGGCACTGGAACGTATTTCGATCCGCTATCAGGTGCAGAACCTGCGCAGTTTCCCATGCGTGAAAATTCTGGAAGACAAGGGCAAGCTCTCCCTGCACGGCGCCTGGTTCGATATCTCCAGCGGCGAGCTGTGGGTGATGAACCCCCAGTCTGGCGATTTCGAGCGACCGCAGCTCGACTAA
- a CDS encoding multidrug effflux MFS transporter: MNLRAKRSDEAVASPLMSERRVSIIGAMLVALGPVSMALFTPAMPQIVEAFGTTEAAVKMTISLYFAGFALAQLFCGPLSDGLGRKPVTFGFLGIYVVASFVALMSPNIETLIAARFLQGFGAAVGVAVSRAVVRDLFTHESSARIMNLIGIILAIGPAFAPTLGGLTMQLAGWHAIFGLMLVAGVVISLVVHFCMRETVERDLSRISPKALIHSYGLLLGNAYFMLSSLVIAGTVGALYTQATVLPFILMSRVGLTPAEFGIGMLAQSGMYFIGAVAARFLMKTLGAYRLVPIGLAAIAAGSVLMILSLTQFKPSFIGVMGPVGVYAFGIAFVMPAMMTAGLAPFPRIAGSASSLTGFLQMGTGLAGGTIAALIGDPVLAMVLIIPTFGAVAITSWLIWNRLPEPTLATALRPSPPGPV; this comes from the coding sequence ATGAATCTGCGCGCGAAACGATCGGACGAAGCTGTCGCATCGCCGCTCATGAGCGAACGGCGCGTCAGCATCATCGGGGCAATGCTGGTGGCGCTAGGGCCGGTTTCGATGGCGCTTTTCACGCCCGCAATGCCACAGATTGTCGAAGCGTTCGGCACGACGGAAGCGGCGGTCAAGATGACCATATCGCTTTACTTTGCCGGCTTTGCATTAGCACAGCTTTTCTGCGGCCCTCTTTCGGATGGACTGGGGCGCAAGCCGGTCACTTTCGGCTTTCTCGGTATCTATGTGGTGGCAAGCTTTGTTGCGCTGATGTCGCCCAACATCGAGACGCTTATCGCAGCGCGATTTTTGCAGGGCTTCGGTGCAGCAGTGGGTGTAGCGGTATCGCGTGCGGTCGTGCGTGACCTGTTCACGCATGAGAGCTCTGCCCGGATCATGAATCTTATAGGCATCATCCTTGCAATCGGACCGGCGTTCGCTCCAACGCTCGGCGGGCTGACCATGCAACTCGCGGGTTGGCATGCGATCTTCGGCCTGATGCTTGTGGCAGGCGTCGTGATTTCTCTCGTGGTTCATTTCTGCATGCGTGAAACGGTTGAACGAGACCTGTCGCGGATCAGTCCGAAGGCCTTGATCCATTCCTATGGTCTTTTGCTCGGCAATGCCTATTTCATGCTTTCAAGCCTGGTCATCGCAGGTACGGTCGGCGCTCTCTATACCCAGGCAACCGTATTACCCTTTATCCTGATGAGCCGGGTCGGTCTCACCCCGGCTGAATTCGGAATCGGCATGCTTGCGCAGTCGGGCATGTATTTTATCGGTGCAGTCGCGGCGCGGTTTCTGATGAAGACACTCGGTGCCTACAGGCTGGTGCCCATCGGTCTTGCTGCTATCGCTGCAGGAAGCGTACTGATGATCCTTTCACTCACCCAGTTCAAACCGAGCTTTATCGGGGTGATGGGCCCCGTGGGAGTCTATGCCTTCGGTATTGCCTTCGTGATGCCGGCGATGATGACAGCCGGGCTCGCACCGTTTCCGCGGATTGCGGGCTCAGCATCCTCGCTCACCGGGTTTTTGCAAATGGGCACCGGGCTCGCCGGAGGCACTATTGCCGCCCTGATCGGCGATCCGGTGTTGGCGATGGTGCTGATCATCCCGACGTTCGGAGCCGTCGCGATTACCTCATGGCTGATCTGGAACAGGCTACCGGAGCCGACATTGGCAACGGCGCTGCGGCCGAGCCCGCCGGGTCCGGTTTAA
- a CDS encoding MarR family winged helix-turn-helix transcriptional regulator, with protein sequence MTHSVNPDSFGFLVADIHRLIRGTMDRAISDAGLGVTPGEARTLTHAARAGAVRQNVLAERMGVEAMTLSGYLDRLEARALIRRLNDPKDRRAKLVELTDAADSVLKAIGVVAADMRKNAAGSLSQSEWESLLEQLKLVRANLTVFSQKPAEARL encoded by the coding sequence GTGACGCATTCGGTGAATCCCGATTCCTTCGGCTTTCTGGTTGCCGATATCCATCGTTTGATCCGCGGCACGATGGATCGTGCAATATCGGATGCCGGTCTCGGTGTAACGCCCGGAGAGGCAAGAACCTTGACTCATGCAGCACGCGCAGGGGCCGTCCGGCAAAACGTTCTGGCCGAGCGAATGGGAGTGGAGGCCATGACATTGAGCGGTTATCTCGACCGGCTTGAAGCGCGTGCACTCATCCGCCGTTTGAACGATCCGAAGGATCGACGTGCCAAACTGGTCGAACTCACCGATGCAGCCGATAGCGTTCTGAAAGCGATCGGTGTCGTCGCTGCCGACATGCGAAAGAATGCGGCCGGGTCGCTCAGCCAGTCGGAATGGGAGAGTCTGCTGGAGCAGCTCAAGCTCGTTCGCGCCAACCTCACTGTATTCTCTCAAAAGCCGGCAGAGGCACGTTTATGA
- a CDS encoding M3 family metallopeptidase — protein MHKSAPIDLASHPLTTWTGPHGLPDFTAFDDAAFAPVFEAALRAHEAEITQIAFNPEAPDLANTLTALELAGDALSKVSAIFWCRAGAHTNETIQDLERKISPRMARHVSAIFMNEALFARIDRLYQDREMLGLDAETSRVLEKTWKRFVRGGALLDQEDKKRLAEINEELAGLGAQFGQNVLADESGWALFLEERDLDGLSEALRSTMAEAAEARGERGRYAATLSRSIAEPFLASSERRDLREKVFKAFSKRGENGGSTDNTDVVARTLKLRAEKARLLGYESYAALKLDDTMAKTPEAVQDLLQPVWQKACEKAAEDEQELARLAAREGQNHAIAPWDWRYYAEKRRSERFAFDESALKPYLALENVIAASFDVAHRLFGLTFEELREVPAWQEDVRTFAVRNPDGTTRGLFMADYFNRPSKRSGAWMSALQSGYGLGEGKSPIIYNVMNFAKPPKGRPALLSVDEARTLFHEFGHALHGLLSDVTWPSISGTSVSRDFVELPSQLFEHWFTVPDVLQKFAKHHVTGAPMPQELVEKMRAARTFDAGFATVEFTASALVDMAFHSQAEAPKDPLRFEAETLEKLGMPDAIVMRHRTPHFLHVFAGDGYSAGYYSYMWSEVLDADAFRAFEEKGDPFDPETAQKLRQHIYSAGGSADPEDLYKAFRGRMPTPEAMMEKKGLA, from the coding sequence ATGCACAAATCCGCTCCGATCGACCTTGCATCCCACCCGCTGACGACCTGGACCGGCCCGCATGGCCTGCCGGATTTCACCGCTTTTGACGATGCGGCTTTTGCCCCCGTGTTCGAGGCTGCGTTGAGAGCGCACGAAGCCGAAATCACTCAAATAGCCTTCAATCCCGAAGCGCCTGACCTTGCAAACACGCTGACAGCGCTGGAATTGGCCGGCGACGCACTTTCAAAGGTCTCCGCAATATTCTGGTGCCGTGCCGGCGCACACACGAATGAGACGATCCAGGATCTGGAACGCAAGATTTCGCCGCGAATGGCACGGCACGTCTCCGCGATCTTCATGAACGAAGCACTCTTTGCCCGCATCGACCGGCTTTATCAGGATCGTGAGATGCTGGGTCTCGATGCCGAAACGAGCCGCGTGCTCGAAAAGACCTGGAAGCGTTTCGTGCGAGGGGGCGCTCTTCTCGATCAGGAGGACAAGAAGCGCCTTGCAGAGATCAACGAGGAACTGGCGGGGCTCGGTGCGCAGTTCGGCCAGAACGTGCTCGCCGATGAAAGTGGCTGGGCGCTGTTTCTCGAGGAACGCGATCTCGACGGTCTCTCAGAGGCTCTCAGGAGCACCATGGCGGAAGCTGCGGAAGCGCGCGGGGAAAGAGGGCGGTACGCAGCGACACTGTCACGTTCCATTGCCGAACCATTTCTCGCTTCATCAGAACGACGCGATCTGCGAGAGAAGGTGTTCAAGGCCTTTTCCAAACGTGGTGAGAATGGCGGGAGCACAGACAATACGGATGTGGTCGCCAGAACCCTGAAGTTGCGCGCGGAGAAAGCAAGGCTGCTTGGCTATGAATCCTACGCAGCGCTGAAACTCGACGACACCATGGCAAAAACGCCCGAGGCCGTACAGGATCTGTTGCAGCCTGTCTGGCAGAAAGCGTGCGAAAAGGCCGCCGAAGACGAACAGGAACTGGCTCGCCTCGCCGCACGGGAAGGGCAGAACCACGCCATCGCCCCTTGGGACTGGCGTTATTATGCCGAAAAGCGGCGCTCAGAGCGGTTTGCATTCGATGAGAGCGCACTCAAACCCTATCTCGCTCTGGAGAACGTCATCGCGGCTTCGTTCGATGTGGCGCACCGGCTATTCGGACTCACTTTCGAGGAATTGAGAGAAGTACCTGCGTGGCAAGAGGATGTGCGCACATTCGCCGTGCGCAATCCCGATGGCACGACGCGAGGCCTTTTCATGGCCGACTACTTCAACCGCCCGTCAAAGCGTTCCGGCGCATGGATGAGCGCGCTTCAATCCGGCTACGGCTTGGGCGAAGGCAAATCACCGATCATCTACAACGTGATGAATTTCGCGAAACCGCCGAAAGGGCGTCCCGCCCTCCTCTCCGTGGACGAGGCGCGCACCCTGTTCCATGAATTCGGCCATGCGCTGCACGGCCTGCTGAGTGATGTGACCTGGCCGTCAATTTCCGGCACTTCCGTCTCCCGCGACTTCGTCGAGCTGCCCTCGCAGCTCTTCGAGCACTGGTTTACCGTGCCTGACGTGCTTCAGAAATTTGCAAAGCACCATGTGACCGGCGCTCCCATGCCTCAGGAATTGGTGGAGAAGATGCGCGCCGCCCGCACGTTCGATGCCGGCTTTGCCACAGTGGAGTTCACCGCATCAGCGCTGGTCGATATGGCCTTTCACAGCCAGGCGGAAGCGCCGAAGGACCCACTGCGCTTTGAAGCGGAAACGCTGGAAAAGCTCGGGATGCCCGATGCCATCGTCATGCGCCACCGCACACCGCATTTCCTGCATGTATTTGCCGGCGATGGATATTCAGCCGGCTACTACTCTTACATGTGGTCGGAAGTTCTCGATGCCGATGCCTTCCGCGCTTTCGAGGAGAAAGGCGACCCCTTCGATCCCGAAACGGCACAGAAGCTGCGTCAGCACATCTATTCTGCGGGCGGATCCGCTGATCCCGAAGATCTCTACAAAGCGTTCCGTGGCCGTATGCCGACTCCGGAAGCCATGATGGAGAAAAAGGGGCTTGCCTGA
- a CDS encoding alkaline phosphatase D family protein, which translates to MKSFAVSTRRKFLLGTGATALATAAGGLSMPAISRASSRPMFTHGVQSGDVDTTSGMIWTRADRPARIEFEVSSTESFANATRLPTIDALPESDFAVKRLLTELTPDQEIFYRMRAADLSNGNAKSEWIVGQFRTAPSARRNIRFAWSGDTAGQGWGIDETGMKTYATMEKHRPDFFLHSGDTIYADGPMEDEVTLKDSSVWKNTVLIDEKRKAAETLDEFRGQWKYNMMDDHVRALNAVCPTFFQWDDHEVVNNWSASKDLSEDDRYTEKSVALLQARAARAFHEMTPIRYTPAEPGRVYRKIAYGPMLDVFFLDMRSYRAANSEGLQETAGEETRFLGDEQIRWLKRELANSRATWKVIAADMPIGLVVPDGEKIEAIANGDDTSPKGREFEIADLLRYIKNAGIENTVWFTADVHYTAAHYYNPDKAAFQDFKPFWEFVSGPLHAGTFGPNKLDGTFGPELKYVKAPSEDQGANLPPSAGFQFFGLVDLDATTEQMTVRLMDRDDNELYKVTLDPVRSA; encoded by the coding sequence ATGAAGTCCTTTGCAGTGAGTACCCGCCGCAAATTCCTCCTTGGAACCGGCGCAACCGCACTCGCCACCGCCGCGGGCGGGCTTTCCATGCCCGCCATCTCGCGGGCCTCTTCGCGCCCGATGTTCACCCATGGTGTTCAATCCGGCGATGTCGACACGACGAGCGGCATGATCTGGACGCGGGCTGACCGACCCGCGCGGATAGAGTTCGAGGTCTCCTCCACGGAGAGCTTCGCCAATGCGACCCGCCTGCCCACCATAGATGCCCTGCCTGAGAGCGATTTCGCGGTGAAGCGGCTCCTGACGGAGCTGACGCCGGATCAGGAGATTTTCTATCGCATGCGCGCCGCCGATCTCAGCAACGGCAATGCCAAATCCGAGTGGATCGTAGGCCAGTTCCGCACGGCGCCCTCCGCTCGGCGCAACATTCGTTTCGCCTGGTCCGGCGACACCGCTGGCCAGGGCTGGGGCATCGACGAGACCGGCATGAAGACCTATGCCACCATGGAGAAACACCGCCCGGATTTCTTCCTCCATTCCGGCGACACCATCTATGCTGACGGACCGATGGAAGACGAGGTCACGCTGAAAGACAGCAGCGTCTGGAAAAACACGGTTCTCATCGACGAGAAGCGCAAGGCGGCTGAGACGCTGGACGAGTTCCGTGGCCAGTGGAAATACAACATGATGGATGATCATGTGCGCGCGCTGAACGCCGTCTGCCCGACCTTCTTCCAATGGGACGACCATGAAGTGGTCAACAACTGGTCGGCCTCCAAGGACCTCTCGGAGGACGATCGCTACACCGAAAAATCGGTGGCGCTATTGCAGGCCCGCGCGGCCCGCGCGTTCCACGAGATGACGCCGATCCGCTACACACCGGCAGAGCCCGGCCGGGTCTATCGCAAGATCGCCTACGGGCCGATGCTCGACGTCTTCTTCCTCGACATGCGCTCCTACCGCGCCGCCAATTCGGAAGGCCTGCAGGAAACAGCAGGCGAGGAAACCCGCTTCCTCGGCGATGAACAGATCCGCTGGCTGAAGCGCGAGCTCGCCAACTCCCGCGCCACCTGGAAGGTGATCGCCGCCGACATGCCCATCGGCCTCGTGGTGCCGGACGGCGAGAAGATCGAAGCCATCGCCAATGGCGACGACACCTCTCCGAAAGGTCGTGAGTTCGAGATCGCCGATCTCCTGCGCTATATCAAGAATGCCGGCATCGAAAACACGGTCTGGTTCACCGCCGACGTGCACTACACGGCCGCCCATTACTACAATCCCGACAAGGCTGCCTTCCAGGACTTCAAGCCTTTCTGGGAATTCGTTTCCGGCCCCCTTCATGCCGGCACATTCGGGCCCAATAAGCTCGACGGCACATTCGGGCCCGAACTGAAATATGTAAAGGCCCCGAGCGAGGATCAGGGGGCAAACCTGCCGCCCTCCGCCGGCTTCCAGTTCTTCGGTCTTGTGGACCTCGACGCTACCACAGAGCAGATGACCGTGCGGCTCATGGACCGTGACGACAACGAGCTTTACAAAGTGACGCTCGATCCTGTTCGCTCTGCCTGA
- a CDS encoding MBL fold metallo-hydrolase: MDQARTRQQADTAVKSATARPDVTVFFDERTSSAQYVVADPASGKCAIIDPVLDFDEKSGSTSRENADRLLAFMSENGLELEWILDTHPHADHFSAASYLKEKTGKPIAIGEKVVEVQKLWKAIYNWPDFTADGSQWDRLFADGDTFSIGTLPVKVMFSPGHTLASITYVIGDAAFVHDTLFMPDSGTARCDFPGGSAERLWNSIQKILSLPDETRIFVGHDYQPGGREPRFESTVAEQRATNSHISKCKTETEFVAMREARDKTLPMPKLILHALQVNINAGQLPAPEANGKRYLKFPLNALESSSWG; encoded by the coding sequence ATGGATCAAGCGCGCACGCGTCAGCAGGCTGATACAGCGGTCAAATCTGCCACCGCACGCCCCGATGTGACCGTCTTCTTCGACGAACGCACCTCCTCTGCACAATATGTCGTTGCCGACCCGGCAAGCGGAAAATGTGCAATCATCGACCCGGTGCTGGATTTCGACGAGAAATCGGGCAGCACGTCGCGCGAAAATGCTGACAGGCTGCTGGCCTTCATGTCCGAAAACGGACTCGAGCTCGAGTGGATCCTCGACACACACCCCCATGCCGACCATTTCTCCGCTGCAAGCTATCTGAAGGAAAAGACCGGCAAACCAATCGCCATCGGTGAGAAGGTTGTGGAGGTCCAGAAGCTCTGGAAGGCGATCTACAATTGGCCCGATTTCACGGCAGACGGCTCGCAATGGGACAGGCTGTTTGCCGATGGCGACACCTTCTCCATTGGTACGCTGCCAGTAAAGGTGATGTTCTCGCCCGGTCACACCTTGGCTTCGATTACCTATGTGATTGGCGATGCCGCGTTCGTTCACGACACGCTGTTCATGCCCGATTCCGGAACCGCTCGCTGCGATTTTCCCGGCGGCAGTGCCGAACGGCTCTGGAACTCCATCCAGAAGATTCTCAGCCTGCCAGATGAGACGCGCATCTTCGTCGGACATGACTATCAGCCGGGCGGGCGCGAGCCCCGCTTTGAAAGCACCGTTGCCGAACAACGCGCCACCAACAGCCATATTTCGAAGTGCAAGACGGAAACAGAATTTGTCGCCATGCGTGAAGCACGCGACAAAACGCTGCCCATGCCCAAACTCATCCTGCATGCGTTACAGGTCAACATAAATGCGGGGCAACTGCCGGCACCGGAGGCCAATGGCAAGCGATATCTGAAGTTCCCTCTAAACGCGCTGGAAAGCTCAAGCTGGGGCTAA